The sequence CGCGCGTGCACCAGCGCGGCCGCGGGCCCCTCCAGCGGATCCTCCGACAGCGCGACGAAGTCCGCGTCCAGGCCGGGCTTCAGCCTGCCGCGCCGCGCCTCCTCGAAGGACGCCCACGCGGGCCCCACCGTGAAGCCCTCCAGCGCTTCCGCCGCGCTCAGGCGCTCTTCCGGATACCAGCCACCCTCCGGCCAGCCCTTCGCGTCCTGCCGCGTGCGCGCCGCGTAGAGCCCCGCGAGCACGTCCGGGTTCTCGATGGGGAAGTCACTGCCCAGCGCGATGTGCGCGCCCGCGTCCTTCAGCGTGCGCCAGGCGTAGGCGCCCTTGAGCCGCTCGCGCCCCAGCCGCGTCTCCGCCCAGGGCATGTCGCTGGTCGCGTGCGTGGGCTGCACGCTGGCCACCAGCCCCGCCGCGCCCAGCCTCCGGATGTCCTCCAGCCGCAGAATCTGGGCGTGCTCCACGCGGTGGCGCAGGGCCTGCGTGCCCGTGCGCTCCGCGCCCTTGAGGAGCACGTCCACGACCAATGTATTGGCACGGTCTCCAATGGCGTGGATGCACACCTGGAAGCCCTTCGCCATGAAGGCCTGGGCGCGAGCCTCGAGTTCTTCCGGCGCCAGGAGCAGCAGGCCGCGCTGGCCGGGCTCGTCGCTGTAGTCCTCGTGGAGCGCCGCGCCCCGGCTTCCCAGCGCGCCGTCCGCGAGGAACTTCACCGAGCGCATCGCCAGGTGGCGCCCCTGCCACGGGCCCTGCTCCAGATAGGCGTGGCGCTGCTCACCCTGCCCCGCCGCCATCGCGTACACGCGCAGGGGCAGCGTCCCCGCCGCGTCCCACGCCTGCAACGTGCGGAAGGACTGCAGGTCCATGCCTGCGTCGTGCACGCCCGTGAGCCCGACCCGAGCGCACCGCTCCAGGGCGGCTCGCAGCCGCGTCTCCAGTTGCTCGCGCGTGGGCGCGGGGATGGCGGCCTCCACCACGTCCATCGCGTTGTCCACGAGGACGCCGGTGGGCTCGCCCTTCGCGTCCCGGAGGATGCGGCCGCCTTGCGGATCCGGCGTATCCCGCGTGATGCCCGCGCGGCGCAGCGCCTCGCCGTTCACCCAGGCCGCGTGGTGATCCACGCGCGTGAGGAACACCGGCGTCTTGGGGAAGCGCGCATCCAGTTCCGCGCGGCCGGGGAACGCGGCGCCGGGCCACTCGTTCTGGTCCCAGCCCTTTCCGAGCAACCAGTCCCCCTGGAAGCTCGACGCGGGCGCCTTCGCCAGCCGCTGGACCACGTCCTCCACCGAGGGCGCCTTCTCCAGGCGCACCGTGGTCAGGCTCTTGCCCAGACCATGGATGTGCGCGTGCGCGTCCACCAGGCCGGGCACCACCGTGGCCCGGCCCAGGTCCACCTCGCGCGCGCCAGGTCCCGCGGCGGCGCGCACTTCCGCGAGCGTGCCCACCGCGAGCACGCGCCCGTCACGCACCGCCAATGCTTCCGCGCGCGGACGCTCCGCATCGAGCGTCCACACGCGCTGCGCCCTGTAGATCGAGGTCTCCGCCGTCATGGCGCGGAAGACTACCCGCCACCTTCAGGGAAGCCACCGTCCACGCCGGGCGCCTGAATGGGGCCCGCGGGGCCGCCCTGCTCGTTGGGCACGTTCTGGATGGGCTCGCGGGCCGTGTCCGGACCCTGGATGGGCCGCTGGTCCTCCGCCCCAGGAGGCTGGGTGGTCTTGCAGGCCACCGCTCCAACAGCGGACAGGCCCAGAGCAGCGATGATCAGCACGGCACGGCGCATGAAACCTCCTGGGAGAAAATCGAGAGGCCGACACTAGGGAGGTGCGTCGTCCTCCAACAACGCGCATCCCCTGCAACGTCCAAGATTGGATGCACGCGCAGGACACCGGCCCCTTCCTGCCCGCATGCCCTCCAGCCCCCCGGCTTCACGCGCCGGTCATCCCGAGGCGCAGTGCACATCGTTGTCCGAGTGCGTGTGCGCGAGGGGCGCGCACCGGGGGCGACATGCGGGAACACGTCGACAGGAGGCGCTTGCGCCGTCACGTCCTGTGGGGCTGGCTCCTGGCGTTGCTCTTCACGGGCCTCGTCGCTCCGGCGGCTCCCGCGTCGCCTGCCTTCGTCGCGCGATGCGAACTGGAGGGCGTGGTGGATGCCGGGTCGGGTGCCTACCTCGCGGACTGCGTGAAGCGCGCGGAGGACGGTGGGGCCACGGCGCTGCTCGTGCGGTTGGACACGCCGGGCGGCTCGCTGGAGGCCACCCGCGCCGTGGTGCGAGCGTTCCTGGGCTCGCGCGTTCCCGTGCTCGTGTGGGTGGGGCCTTCCGGCGCGCGGGCAGGCAGCGCGGGCGTGTTCATCTCGCTGGCCTCGAACGTCAGCGCCATGGCGCCGGGGACGAACATCGGCGCGGCGCACCCCGTGGGGCTGGGGGGCGAGGACGTGGAAGAGAGCGGCGGCGAGCAGCTTGCCCGGAAGGTGGAGAACGACACCGTCGCCTTCGCGGAGGGCATCGCACGGCAGCGGGGCCGCAATCCGGAGTGGGCCGCGTCCGCCGTGCGCGACAGCGCCAGCGTCCCCGCGGACCGCGCCGTGGAGCTTCGCGTGGTGGAGCTCGTCGCTCCCACCGAGACCGCGTTCCTCGATGCCGTGGATGGCCGCCGCGTGGAGGTGGCCGGGGGTGACACCGTGACGCTCGCCACCCGCGATGCGCACGTGGTGTCCCTGGAGCCGGGGCTGTCACAGCAGGTGGTGCATGCGCTGGCGCAGCCCTCCCTCATCTACCTGCTGTTCCTCACCGCGGCGCTGGGCCTGGTGGTGGAGCTGTCCCATCCGGGCGCGGTGGCGCCGGGGCTCATCGGCTGTGTGGCGCTGGTGCTGGCGTTGATGGCGTCCGCGACGCTGCCGGTGCGCACGGGCGCGCTGGTGTTGATGCTCGTGGGCGTGGGGCTCATCCTCGCGGAGCTGTTCGTCACCAGTGGCCTGCTGGGAGCCTCGGGCACGGGCCTGTTGATACTGGGTGGCGTGTTCCTGGTGGACCGCTTCGAGCCGGGCTGGTTCGTGGAGCCGTCCTTCCGCCTGTCGTGGGGCGTGCTGCTGCCGACGGCGCTCGTGTTCGCGGGGACCGCGGCCTTCATCGCGTACCGCAGCGCCCAGACGCGCAAGCTGCCACAGCGGGGCGGCGACGCGGGGCTCGTCGGCGAGGCGGGCACGGCGCTGGGCCCCGTCACCCCTTCGGGCGGCGAGGTGTTCGTCCACGGCGAGCGCTGGCGCGCCGTCTCCTTCACTCCCATCCGCGAAGGCGCGCAGGTCGTGGTGCGCGCCGTGGAAGGGCTCACCCTCACCGTCGCGGAGTCGATGCCATGAACGAGCTGTTCGGAGCCCTGGGGCTGCTCATCCCCGTGGGGCTGCTGTTCCTCCTCTTCATCTCCGGCGTGCGCATCGTCACCGAGTACCAGAACGGCGTCGTGTTCCGGCTGGGCCGCTACGTGGGCCTCAAGCGCGCGGGCTTCCGCTGGCTCATCCCCTTCATCGAGCGCATGGTGATCATCGACCTGCGCACCGTCGCGCGCGACGTGCCTCCGCAGGACGTCATCACCAAGGACAACGTCAGCGTGAAGGTCAACGCCGTCGTCTACTTCCGCGTCATCCAGGCGGACAAGGCCGTGCTCCAGGTGGAGGACTACCTCTACGCCACCAGCCAGATTGCCCAGACCACGCTGCGCGCCATCCTGGGCCAGGTGGAGCTGGACGAGCTGCTGTCCCAGCGCGAGCGCATCAACCACGAGCTGCAACAGGTGCTCGACGCGCGCACCGACCCGTGGGGCGTGAAGGTGTCCAACGTGGAGGTGAAGCACATCGACCTGCCGCTGGAGATGCAGCGGGCCATCGCGCGGCAGGCCGAGGCCGAGCGCGAGCGCCGCGCGAAGATCATCGCCGCGGAGGGCGAGCACCAGGCCGCGGAGAAGCTGTCCCAGGCCGCGGACGTGCTCAGCCGCAACCCCGCCACGCTCCAGCTGCGCTACCTGCAGACGCTGGTGGAGATCACCGGCGGTGGCAACCACACCATCCTGCCCATCCCCCTGGAGCTGCTGCGCGCGTTCGGCGCCATCCCCGCGCGGCCCTCACGGCCGGAGGAGACGCGCGAGGAGGAGGACGAGGACGCGTCCCACGGCCTGTCCTGAAACGACGAAGGCCCACCCGCGCGATGCACGGATGAGCCTTCGGGGTGAGACGAAGCGACGGCGGGATTACAGCTGGCCGCTGTCCTCGATCTTCACGGGCTGGCGCGTCGCGCCGGACTGGCTGCCCACGGCCTCGATCTTCTTCACCACGTCCATGCCCTCGACGACCTTGCCGAAGACGACGTGCTTGCCGTCCAGCCACGGGGTGGAGACGGTGGTGAGGAAGAACTGCGAGCCGTTGGTGTTGGGGCCGGCGTTCGCCATGGAGAGGAAGCCCGGGGCGGTGTGCTTGTGCTTGAAGTTCTCGTCCGCGAACTTCTCACCGTAGATGGACTCGCCGCCGTAGCCGTTGCCGAGCGTGATGTCGCCGCCCTGGCACATGAACTGCGGGATGACGCGGTGGAACGGCGTGCCCTTGAAGTGCAGCGGCTTGCCACTCTTGCCGGTGCCCTTCTCACCCGTGCACAGGGCGCGGAAGTTCTCGGCGGTCTTGGGAACGTCGTCGGAGAACAGCTCCATCACGATGCGGCCGGCGGGCTGGCCACCAATCGACATGTCGAAGAAGACCTTGGCGTTTGCCATGTTCACGTGCTCCACGGTGAGGGTTGGGCGGGACGTACCAGACCCGCGCGTCTCGGAGGCACCCGCTAGCACCTTCGCGTGCGCTGCGGAACAAATTCAGGGCGCCGGTGGCTCGCCCGGCCGCCCGTCGCGGAAGAGCTCCGCGCCCTCCAGCGTGATGGCCCGGCGGCTCAGCCGCAGCGACGCCAGGGCCAGCACCGCCGTGGACCCCAGGAGCCCCACGCCCAGGGAGAAGGACACCACCGGCAATCCCTCCGGCACCGCGACGCTGCGGCGCAGCAGGTACAAGAGCGACGTCACCACGAAGGACAACAGCGCCGCGTAGGTGAAGCCGATGGCCCGGGCGAGGATGGCGTGGCGGCGGTCCATGATGGCCACCTCCTCGCGAAGCAGCGAGCGGCGCGCGTGGCCCTCCGGCAGCGTGCGCCATTCCCGGACCATGTCCCGCATGCGCGCGGTGATGCGCGAGATCTGATTGTCCAGGCCGGTGGCCAGGATGCCGCACCCGGACACCATCACCGCGGGCGTCACCGCCGTGCCGATGAGCTGGATGGACGAGGGGTCCAGGCCTTCCACGCCGACGTTCATGCCCCCTTCTGTCCCACCGCCCGCCCGGCCGCCACCTCCGGAGTATCCCGACACCCCCACTGACGAATTACCACCGACGTCTTGACACAACGACTGTCACAACCTACTGTCAGGTTCGTGAGCACGCCCAAGACACAGACGGAGTGGAAGCTGACCGCGCTGGCGGAGGAGGTGGGCGTCTCGCCTCGCACGGTCCGCTATTACGTCCAGCGGGGCCTCCTGCCCGCGCCGCCCTTCAAGGGGCCGGACACGGTCTACGGAGAGGAGCACCGGGTGCGGCTCAAGGCCATCCGGGTGCTCCAGGCGAGATTCCTGCCGCTGGACGCCATCCAGGCGGAGCTGTTGCGGCTGTCGCCGGAGGAGCTGCGCCGGCTGGCGGAGACGCCGGTGGGCCCGGGGACGCTGCCGGAGGAGCCGGTCCGGATGCCTCCGAAGCGGCCGGGAAAAGACCCGACGGTGGAGGTGGCGCGTTACCAGCGCTGGCTCCTGGCGCCGGGGTTGGAATTGCACGTGTCGGAGCAGGCGGAAGCGAAGGTCCGGGCGCTGGCGGAGCGGGTGCGCGCCCTCATCGAGGAGTCCCAGGAAGGAACGCCGTCATGAACGAGCAGGCGAAGTGTGGGCTGTTCACGCGTGAGGGGGCCCAGGTGCCCCTGCAGGGAGTTGAGGTCTCCGGTGAGCTGCTCGGGGGGCACGCGCGGGTGCGCGTGGCGCAGCGCTACCGCAACGACGAGAAGACGCCGGTGGAGGCCGTCTACACCTTCCCCCTGCCCTCCGACGCGACGCTCAGCGCCTTCTCCATGACGTGCGCGGGCCGCCGCGTGGCCGGCGTGGTGAAGGAGCGCGAGGCCGCCTTCCGCGCCTACGACGACGCCATCACGGAAGGCCACGGCGCGGCGCTCCTGGACCAGGAGCGCGCCAACGTCTTCACCGCGCAGGTGGGCAACCTGCTGCCGGGTGAGGAGACGCTGGTGGAGGTGGAGTTCCTCCAGACGCTCACCTCCGAGGAGGGCAGCGTGCGCTGGATGCTGCCCACGCTGGTGGCGCCCCGGTACATCCCCGGCCCGGTGCACGGCGACCGCACGGGCCACGGCAGCGCGGCCCCGACGACGCGGGTGCCGGACGCGGACCGCATCTCTCCGCCGCAGGGCCCGGTGGACTACGGCCTGCGCATGGACCTGCTCATCGACGTGGGCCGTGACGTGGTGGTGGAGAGCCCGTCCCACCGGCTCACCGTCACGAAGGAGGGCGCGCGCACGCGGGTGAGCCTCCAGCGCGACTCGCTGTTCAAGAGCCTGGCGGGCGACGAGGTGGAGCTGAACCGGGACGTGGTGCTCACGCTGCGCAACGCCAACCCGGACGTGATGCTCACGCCCGTCGTCACCCACCGCAAGGCGGAAGGGCCGGGCACGTTCGCGCTCACGGTGGTGCCGGACCTGCTGAACCTGGCGGCGGCGCCGCCCCGGCAGGAGGTGGTGTTCGTGGTGGACACGTCCGGCTCCATGGCCGGGGACAGCCTGCCCCAGGCCCAGGCCGCGCTCCGGCTGTGCCTGCGCCACCTGCGCGAGGGGGACCGCTTCAACGTCATCGCGTTCGAGAACTCCTTCCGTTCGTTCTCCGCGCAGACGGTGCCGTTCACCCAGCGCACGCTGGAGCAGGCGGACGCGTGGGTGGCGGGGCTGAAGGCCTACGGCGGCACGGAGCTCTTGGAGCCCATGGTCACCGCGATGAAGGCCGCGCCGGACGGCGTGGTGGTGCTGCTGACGGACGGCCAGGTGGGCAACGAGGAGGAGATCCTCAACGCGGTGCTCGCGGCGCGGGGGACGGGGCGGGTGTTCTCGTTCGGCATCGGAACCAACGTGAGCGATGCGCTGTTGCGCGACCTGGCGCGGCGCACGGACGGCGCGGTGGAGTTCATCCACCCCGGGGAGCGCATCGACGAGAAGGTGGTGGCGCAGTTCTCGCGGGCGCTCGCGCCGCGCGTCACCGACCTGGAGGTGCGCTTCGACGGTGTGGAGGCCAGCGAGCTGGCTCCGGCCACGCTGCCGCCGCTGGTGGACGGCACGCCGTGGACGCTCTTCGGGCGCTATGCGCAGGCGGGCACGGGCAGCGTGACGCTGAAGGGGAAGTCGGGCCGGGAGCCCTTCTCCCTCACGGTGCGGCTGGACCTGCCCGCGCTGTCGGACCGGCCGGTGGTGGAGAAGTTGTGGGCCGCCGAGCGCATCCGGGGCTGGATGGACGCGGGGCTGGTGGGCCGGCGCGCGGAGGCGATGAAGGAGCGCATCGTGCGGCTCGCCGTCGAGCACCAGCTGGCCACGCAGTACACGTCCTTCGTGGTGGTGGAGGAGCGCCAGGGCGACCGTCGCGCGTCGGGCACTCCGGAGACGCGCGTGGTGCCGGTGAACGCGCCCGCGGGCTGGAGCATGTTCAGCGATGCCCCGGGGGACGCGGACGACGAGGCGGAGGGCATGCTCGTGCAGGCTCGCCCTGGAGCGCGGATGCCCATGGAGAAGATGAAGCGGATGGCCTCGAAGCCGGTGTCCGCGGGGGCGCCAGCCCGTTCCCGGGGCGGCGCGGTGCCTCCGCCTCCTCCCGCGAGCATGTCCGTGCCCGCGCCCGCCCCCGCGCTGGCGCCGGAGCCCCCCACCGGCTCTTCCTTCCAGGTGGGGTCCGCACAGGGTGCCGGGGCCATGGGGCCGGGTGCCGCATCCAAGGAGCGCAGGGAGCAGGAGCCCGCGAAGAAGGCGAAGGGCGGTCTCTTCGACCGGCTGATGTCCGCCTCGTCGAAGCTGCTCACGGCCCCCGAGCTGGAGGGGCGGCCCTCCTCCCAGGCCGTGCCGAGCCCGCGGAAGGACAAGGCGGAGGCGTTCTACGAGCAGGAGGAGGCCGTACTGCCGTTCGTCGCGGAGGCGCCCATCGCCGCCGAGGACGTGGGCGTCCTGCTGGGCCAGCAGCTCGCGAACGGGCTGTGGGCCGGCGCGGGTGAAGGGCCGGAGCCGGTGCGCCAGGCCCGCGCCACCGCGCGGGTGCTGCTGGTGCTCCTGCGCGAGGGCATCACCAGCAGCCATCCGCTGCACGGCGCGCAGGTGAAGAAGGCCGTGGACGCGCTGCTCGCGCTGGCCGCGCAGCTCACCCAGGCGCCGGACGTGGCGGAGCTGGCGCTGGGCGTCGCGTGGCTGGTGGCGGCGGGACCGCGCACCCGGGGCCGCATCGAGCAGGCCGCGAAGCCCCTCCCCGGCCTGGACGGGCGGCTGGGGGACTCGGCCGCGCTCCGGCAGCACATGGAGACGCTGCTGGCGACCCGGTAGGCCGCCGCATGGCGTCACCCGGGCCCCGTGCCTCCTTTCGGGGAGGACCGGGGTCCCGGGTCTCCCGTCTTTTCACGGGGGTCGACTAGGGTTGCGCCCGCATGCTCCTCGCGCCCTTCGTCCTGGCTGTTCTCATTGCCGCACAGCCCGGTCCCGCCCCTGGCTCCGCTCCCCCCACGCCTCCGGATGTCGTATCCGCGCCGCCGCTGGTGGCGAGTGACGAGGCCTGCGCCGCCGAGTCCGACTACGCGGCGGGCTTCGACGCGCTGGTGCGTGGCGAGGACGCGCGGGCGCTGGAGTCGCTGGAGCGGGTGCTGCTGGTGTGTCCCCGCCATCCGTACGCGCCGGAGCTGGCGCGGCTGGCGCGGACGCGGCTGGAGCCCGGCGCTCGGCTGGCGCAGGACACGCTGGCGCGGCCGGTGGAGTCTTCCGTGGAGGTCCCGTCGAAGGGAGCTCGGGCGTCGCTGACCATCGTGCAGACGCTGCACGGCATCACGCAGGGCATCCTGCTGTGTGAAATCTCCAACTGCCAGGACACGCGCGCGTACGTGGCGGTGTCGCTGCTGGGCGGCGGCGCGGGGGCGGCCCTCTCCCTGCTCGCCACGCGGAGCGGGCTGACGCAGGGGCAGGCGGCGGCCATCAACTCCGGCACGGTGTGGGGCTTCGGGTATGGCCTCGCGTCCATTGGCTCGCTCGACCTGGACGGCGATGCGTCCACCGGGGCGGTGATGGCGGGGGCGCTGGGCTTCACGGGGCTGGGCATCCTGGTGGCGGAGCTGGCGCGGCCCACCGCCGGTCAGGTGTCGCTGGCGAACTCCGGCGGCCTGTGGTCGGGCGTGGTGGCGGGGCTCATCCTGGGCACGCAGGACAACGGCGACACGCGCGCGTTCTTCGGCATCGAGCAGGGCGTGGTGGGCGCGGGGCTGATCACCTTCGCGCTGGTGTCGCGCAACCTGGACATCTCCCGGGGCCGGGTGCTGCTCATCGACGCGGGCGGCCTGCTGGGCGGGCTGGTGGGGCTGAGCGCTCTGTTCCTCGCGTTCGACGACGACCACGGGGACGCCCTGCTGGTGGGCACCGCCGTGGGCGTGGTGGCCGGCCTGGGGACCGCGACCGTCCTCACGCGCGACTTCGACGGGCCCGATGATGCCCCGGCCGTCTCCGTCGTCCCGGCGACGATGGGACGCCACGGCGGCATGGGCCTGGCGGTGCTGGGCCAGTTCTAGCCTTAAGCTGCCCGCATCGTTCCGCCGTCCCGGAGCCGCCCATGCCCGTCGAGTCCCAGGCCCTGACCCTCTTGCGTGACGAGCACGCGCTGCGTGTGCGGCAGGTGAAGGAGTGGGGCGAAATCCTCACCGGCTTCGAGGGCCGCAACCGCTACGAGGTGGTGGGCAACGACGGAGGCCCGCTCTTCTTCGCGGGCGAGGTGGGCAGCGGCGTGGGGCTGTTCCTCCTGCGCAGCTTCCTCAAGGCGAAGCGGCCCTTCACCATGGAGCTCAAGTCCGCGAGCGGGCAGACGCTGCTGCGGCTGCGCCGCCCGTGGCGCTTCTGGCTGTCACGGATGGAGGTGGAGGACGGCGAAGGGCGGCACCTGGGCGCCATCCAGCAGCGCTTTCGCTTCTTCACCCGCGCCTACGAAGTGTTGGGGCCCCGCGACGAGGAGCTGGCCCTGCTGAGCGGGCCGTTCTTCCGGCCGTGGACGTTCAACGTGGAGCAGCAGGGCCGCGAGGTGGGCACCATCGCGAAGCGGTGGAGCGGATTCGGCAAGGAGATGTTCACGGACGCCGACAACTTCGGCGTCCGGTTCGACGGCCTGCACGACCCGCACGTGCGGACGTTGGTGCTGGCCGCGACGTTCCTCATCGACTTCGTGCACTTCGAGAACCGTCGCGGCAGTGAGTGACGGCTAGGAGTGCCGGCGCAGCGTGGGCACGCGCGGCTGGCCCTGTTCGTCACGCGGGAGTCCGTCGAACGCCGGCTCCCCGGACGGCGTACCGGGGCGCCAGCGCTGGACCTCGCGCACCATGAAGAAGGCCGCGGCGGACAGCACGCCCAGGTCGTCCAGCCAGCCGACCACCGGGATGAAGTCCGGGATCGCGTCCACGGGCGACACGAAGTACAGGACGGCCAGCAGCCCGGCCAGCTTGCGCCACGTCGCGACCTTGGGGTCACGGACGTAGTGGAAGAAGCGGGTTCCCATTCCTCGAAGGCCTGCGATGTTCATACCGCTCCTTACGCATGGGGGACGCGGGTGATTGCATCATCCGTGCCCGGTGCTCGCACGCCTGGTGCCCTAGCGGGCCGGTCCGGATGTCTCCTCCAGCACGTCCGCGCGGCCCGCGACCTCCAGGCGGGCGCGGCCGCCCTCGCGAAACGGGGCGGAGGGGGCGGTGCGCACCACCAGCGCCATGCCCGCGCAGGACACGGTGAGGTCCACGTGCGCGCCACGGAAGGCGCGCTCCAGCACCTCCGCGCGCAGCGCTCCGCCCACCGCGACGCCATCCGTGTCGGGCACGAGCCGCAGCGCCTCCGGGCGCAGGGAGAGCATCACCTCGCCGCGCGCATCGGAGTTCAACGGCAGGTTGCCCAGGGCCGTGCGCGCGACGCGGCCGAAGGCGGAGCCGGGCAGCAGGTTGGTGCCGCCCAGGAAGTACGCGGCGAAGGCGCTGCGCGGTGATTCGTAGACGGACTCGGGCGTGCCCTGCTGTTCCACCGTGCCGGCGCGCAGCAGCACCAGCCGGTCCGCGAAGGCCAGCGCGTCCGCCACGTCGTGCGTGGCGAAGAGCACGGCGCTGCCTCGCGCCTTGAGCACCCGGCGCAGCTCCCCGAGGATGGTCGCGCGCAGGCCCGCGTCGATTCCGGCGAAGGGCTCATCCAGCACCAGCAGCTTCGTGCCGGAGGCCAGCGCGCGGGCCAGCAGCACGCGCTGCCGCTGTCCCCGGGAGAGCGTGCCGCAGGTGCGTGACTCCAGGTCTTCCAGCTGGAACAGCGCCAGCAGGCCGCGTGCGTGCGCCAGGCCTTCGCCCTTGGGCTGCACGCTCAGCACCACGTCGCGCACGGTGAGGCCGGACTCGAGCTCGGCGTCGTGGAGGACGCGGCGCAGGGGGCGCTGCTCCGGGGGCACGAACGTGTCCGGTCCGGCGACGACGCGGCCATCCAGGGTGATGGTGCCGGACGTCGGCTGCTCCAGGCCCGCCACCAGCCGCAAGAGCGCGGTCTTCCCGGAGCCGGAGGTGCCCATCAGCGCCACCGCGTCCCCTGGCTCCAGCGCCAGCGACACGTCCCGCACCGCCGGGGCGGCAGCGCCGAGGAACTTCAGGGTGAGGGCATCGAGCGAGAGGAAGGCCATGACGCAGGCACACTACGGTGCGGCACCGGCCGGGCCAAGCACCGGCGCCCGTGGCTGGGCACTGCCGGACGCCCGGCGGACGCAGCCTCACCGGTCCCGCGCAGGCAGCGGAAATCGCGGGGAGCCGCTGCCCGCGCCTGAACGGACGCGTTACGAACAGCTGCTCTCCCAGCCGGGACAGCCACACAAGCACAGCTCATGGCGTGCCCAGCACGCCTGCTCTTCGGCGA comes from Corallococcus macrosporus and encodes:
- a CDS encoding ABC transporter ATP-binding protein, with amino-acid sequence MAFLSLDALTLKFLGAAAPAVRDVSLALEPGDAVALMGTSGSGKTALLRLVAGLEQPTSGTITLDGRVVAGPDTFVPPEQRPLRRVLHDAELESGLTVRDVVLSVQPKGEGLAHARGLLALFQLEDLESRTCGTLSRGQRQRVLLARALASGTKLLVLDEPFAGIDAGLRATILGELRRVLKARGSAVLFATHDVADALAFADRLVLLRAGTVEQQGTPESVYESPRSAFAAYFLGGTNLLPGSAFGRVARTALGNLPLNSDARGEVMLSLRPEALRLVPDTDGVAVGGALRAEVLERAFRGAHVDLTVSCAGMALVVRTAPSAPFREGGRARLEVAGRADVLEETSGPAR